In Aricia agestis chromosome 14, ilAriAges1.1, whole genome shotgun sequence, one genomic interval encodes:
- the LOC121733495 gene encoding 60S ribosomal protein L18a, producing the protein MKAKGELKEFEVIGRKLPSENDPKPPLYRMRIFSPDPIVAKSRFWYFLRQLKKFKKTTGEIVSIKEIPEKSPVKIKNFGIWLRYESRSGVHNMYREYRDLSVGGAVTQCYRDMGARHRARAHSIHIIKVEVIKASACRRPQVKQFHNSSIRFPLPKRVHHYKKLNKFAYKRPSTYFL; encoded by the exons atgaAAGCCAAAGGagag TTGAAGGAATTCGAGGTGATCGGGCGCAAGCTCCCCTCTGAGAATGACCCAAAACCTCCTCTGTACAGAATGAGGATCTTCTCCCCAGATCCGATCGTGGCCAAGTCCCGTTTCTGGTACTTCTTGAGACAACTGAAGAAGTTCAAGAAGACTACCGGAGAGATCGTTTCCATCAAG gaaATCCCAGAGAAGAGCCCAGTCAAGATCAAGAACTTTGGTATCTGGCTCCGTTATGAGTCTAGGTCTGGTGTACACAACATGTACCGTGAATACCGTGACTTGAGCGTGGGTGGTGCCGTAACACAGTGCTACCGTGACATGGGAGCCAGGCACAGAGCGCGTGCTCACTCTATCCAC ATCATCAAAGTGGAGGTAATCAAGGCTTCAGCCTGCAGAAGACCACAGGTCAAACAGTTCCACAACAGCTCCATCAGATTCCCACTGCCCAAGCGTGTGCACCATTACAAGAAACTCAACAAGTTCGCCTACAAGAGGCCCAGCACATACTTCTTGTAA
- the LOC121733494 gene encoding probable phospholipid hydroperoxide glutathione peroxidase has product MTIGFRTFSKLVVPAFGNLICLGRVQLSTIKMAENPDYKSATSVHEFTVKNIKGEDVKLDTYKGHVCIIVNVASQCGLTANNYKQLNELQDQYAESKGLRILAFPCNQFAGQEPGNSEDIVCFASERKVKFDMFEKIDVNGDSAHPLWKFLKHKQGGTLGSFIKWNFTKFIIDKDGVPVERHGPNTDPLNLVKSLEKYW; this is encoded by the exons atgacAATAGGATTTCGTACGTTTTCGAAGTTGGTTGTGCCGGCTTTTGGAAATTTAATTTGTCTAGGGCGTGTACAACTATCTACAAT AAAAATGGCAGAGAATCCAGATTACAAGAGTGCTACTAGTGTACACGAATTTACGGTGAAGAACATCAAAGGGGAAGATGTTAAACTCGACACATACAAAGGTCATGTTTGTATTATTGTGAATGTTGCATCCCAGTGCGGCCTCACGGCGAACAACTATAAACAACTTAATGAATTACAAGATCAGTATGCTGAAAGTAAAG gtcTACGTATATTAGCCTTCCCCTGCAACCAGTTTGCTGGCCAGGAACCAGGAAATTCAGAGGACATTGTTTGCTTTGCCAGCGAGAGGAAGGTCAAATTTGACATGTTTGAGAAAATTGATGTTAACGGTGACTCAGCACATCCGCTGTGGAAATTCTTAAAG CACAAGCAAGGTGGCACTTTGGGAAGCTTTATCAAGTGGAATTTCACCAAGTTTATCATCGACAAAGACGGAGTGCCTGTGGAGAGGCATGGCCCAAATACTGATCCCCTGAACCTGGTTAAGTCCCTTGAGAAGTACTGGTAG
- the LOC121733493 gene encoding PRADC1-like protein has product MLCDSKRSFLSVLLLQFHILLILFAAIVSPGANDLHFEDGASTADIIGGDVFFEILDPPELRYTYRMRPARDFGATFNESFQLRKVKLVPTVPLHSCTDIENSELLLGQVALSERGECSFASKTSKAQQAGAIAIIITESLDKWDDAQDYLIEMVDDKMELNINIPAAFLPGRNGATILRTLKKLDMKYAIISLPINMTHVPFHKMNQPPWIAW; this is encoded by the exons ATGTTATGCGATAGCAAAAGATCATTTTTAAGTGTACTGTTACTGCAGTTTCATATTTTGTTGATTCTTTTTGCTGCTATAGTTTCGCCGGGAg ccAATGATTTGCACTTCGAAGATGGAGCTTCTACAGCTGATATAATTGGCGGAGATGTGTTTTTTGAAATATTAGACCCTCCTGAACTCAGATACACATATCGAATGAGACCAGCTAGAGACTTTGGAGCTACATTT aATGAAAGTTTTCAATTACGGAAGGTGAAACTAGTGCCAACAGTGCCTTTGCACAGTTGCACTGATATTGAGAATTCTGAGTTGCTACTTGGACAAGTAGCACTTTCCGAAAGagg TGAATGCTCATTTGCTTCTAAGACGTCAAAGGCGCAGCAGGCGGGGGCCATAGCTATCATCATAACAGAGTCTCTAGACAAATGGGATGATGCACAGGACTATTTGATTGAAATGGTGGATGATAA GATGGAGCTCAACATAAACATTCCAGCGGCTTTCCTCCCGGGGAGAAATGGCGCAACCATACTCCGTACTCTTAAGAAGTTAGatatgaaatatgcaattattaGTTTGCCCATCAATATGACACATGTGCCGTTTCACAAAATGAACCAACCTCCATGGATAGCGTGGTAA